One window of Corallococcus caeni genomic DNA carries:
- a CDS encoding DUF418 domain-containing protein, with amino-acid sequence MSHSAQPVSSRERVEMVDAMRGFALCGVFVSNSFLWFGGRNLLPPAQLQSLGSPLPELVTGALFLFFVAHKFLNLFGFLFGLGFSLQLSRAEDRGTSHVPIHLRRMGVLFCFGAVHLLALWMGDILHLYALAGLLLLLFAGRSDQTLWRWVVVLLGVMPPLVLALQLWGPGAAAHAPESELRAELLAALSSDSVWTAQAGNARYVLRTWFSSPRLLIWLTLILGRFLLGLLAGRHRWLQDVERHRALLRRVLGWGLGVGGLLNAGGLLAFQLRAQRLEPATHAGLFLLMALQELGYMLLGAAYLAGFALLFQRERWRRALAVLSPVGRMALTNYLMQTVLSLCLYNGWGLGLIGRVPPSHCVGIALGLFAVQVLLSHVWLRHFRFGPAEWLWRSLTYGALR; translated from the coding sequence GTGTCTCATTCAGCCCAGCCGGTGTCGTCTCGAGAGCGCGTCGAAATGGTGGATGCCATGCGCGGCTTCGCGCTGTGCGGTGTCTTCGTCTCGAACTCGTTCCTCTGGTTCGGAGGCCGCAACCTGCTGCCACCCGCGCAGCTCCAGTCCCTGGGGTCGCCGCTCCCCGAGCTGGTGACCGGCGCCCTCTTCCTGTTCTTCGTGGCGCACAAGTTCCTCAACCTCTTCGGCTTCCTCTTCGGTCTGGGCTTCTCCCTCCAGCTGTCGCGAGCAGAGGACCGGGGCACCTCGCACGTCCCCATCCATCTGCGGCGGATGGGGGTGCTGTTCTGCTTCGGAGCGGTGCATCTGCTGGCGCTCTGGATGGGCGACATCCTCCACCTGTACGCGCTGGCGGGCCTCCTGCTGCTGCTGTTCGCCGGGAGGTCGGACCAGACGCTGTGGCGCTGGGTGGTGGTGTTGCTGGGAGTGATGCCGCCCCTGGTGCTCGCGCTTCAGCTGTGGGGGCCCGGCGCGGCGGCGCATGCCCCTGAATCGGAGCTGCGGGCCGAGCTGCTGGCGGCGCTCTCCAGTGACTCGGTCTGGACGGCGCAGGCCGGCAACGCCCGCTACGTCTTGCGGACGTGGTTCAGCTCCCCCCGGTTGCTCATCTGGCTCACGCTCATCCTGGGCCGATTCCTCCTGGGCCTGCTGGCGGGGCGTCATCGATGGCTGCAGGACGTGGAGCGCCACCGCGCCCTGCTCCGCCGGGTGCTGGGGTGGGGCCTGGGCGTGGGAGGACTGCTCAACGCGGGAGGACTGCTGGCGTTCCAGCTGCGAGCCCAGAGGCTGGAGCCAGCGACCCACGCCGGCCTGTTCCTCCTGATGGCACTCCAGGAGCTGGGCTACATGCTCCTGGGCGCCGCGTACCTGGCCGGGTTCGCGCTGCTCTTCCAGCGTGAGCGCTGGCGCCGGGCGCTGGCGGTGCTGTCCCCCGTGGGCCGCATGGCGCTGACGAACTATTTGATGCAGACGGTGCTGAGCCTGTGTCTCTACAACGGCTGGGGCCTGGGGCTCATCGGCCGCGTGCCGCCGTCACACTGTGTCGGCATCGCGCTGGGCCTCTTCGCGGTGCAGGTGCTGCTCAGCCACGTCTGGCTGAGACACTTCCGCTTCGGCCCTGCGGAATGGCTGTGGCGTTCACTCACCTACGGTGCTCTCCGGTGA
- a CDS encoding GNAT family N-acetyltransferase — protein sequence MPVTLSDGRGQPVGVAATYRNTIDGADLGNERIQQAVHLVRGAAPRFLKYGVIEVGNPAGVGFPVRSSLSSTEAITTLARWAQAEADRQRSSLVVIRDIEPTVAPDAVEVLRRLGFVPSPLPAAFVVPLPFTSFNEYKAHMRARYRARLAGCMKETASLRVEVVEQFAELAPQLTALWRTLYDRATQYRRLVLTEGFFASASDMPEAKVMLLRRPDDSVAGFGLLFLDGPMLRFSCTGFSREAALEEGVYFRLLYEVVRYAIEHGCKAVNMGMTTAGPKMSVGAQPVHVSAWIWHRSALQRQGLGWLTQNLMKPPPPVERNVFKEDVPLFQDPALSEQPVTPRP from the coding sequence GTGCCTGTCACGCTGAGCGACGGGCGCGGGCAGCCTGTCGGTGTCGCCGCCACGTATCGCAACACCATCGACGGGGCGGACCTTGGCAATGAACGGATCCAGCAGGCCGTTCACCTGGTGCGCGGCGCGGCTCCGCGCTTCCTGAAGTACGGCGTCATCGAAGTCGGCAACCCTGCCGGGGTGGGATTCCCGGTGCGCTCGTCGCTGTCCAGCACCGAAGCCATCACGACCCTGGCGCGCTGGGCGCAAGCGGAGGCGGACCGGCAGCGTTCGTCGCTGGTCGTCATCCGGGACATCGAGCCCACGGTCGCGCCTGACGCCGTGGAGGTGCTCCGTCGCCTGGGCTTCGTGCCCTCGCCGCTTCCGGCGGCGTTCGTCGTCCCGCTGCCGTTCACCTCGTTCAATGAATACAAGGCCCACATGCGGGCTCGCTACCGGGCGCGGTTGGCGGGGTGCATGAAGGAGACGGCCTCGCTTCGCGTCGAGGTGGTGGAGCAGTTCGCGGAGCTTGCGCCACAACTCACGGCGCTGTGGCGGACCCTCTACGACCGCGCCACCCAGTACCGGCGGCTGGTCCTCACCGAGGGCTTCTTCGCCTCCGCCAGCGACATGCCCGAGGCGAAGGTGATGCTGCTGCGCCGGCCTGATGACAGCGTCGCCGGGTTCGGGCTGCTGTTCCTCGACGGTCCCATGCTGCGGTTCTCCTGCACCGGCTTCTCGCGAGAGGCGGCGCTGGAGGAGGGCGTCTACTTCCGGCTGCTGTACGAGGTCGTCCGCTACGCCATCGAGCATGGCTGCAAGGCGGTCAACATGGGGATGACCACGGCCGGGCCGAAGATGAGCGTCGGTGCCCAGCCCGTCCACGTGTCGGCCTGGATCTGGCACCGCTCGGCCTTGCAGCGTCAGGGATTGGGCTGGCTCACCCAGAACCTGATGAAGCCGCCGCCTCCCGTGGAGCGGAACGTCTTCAAGGAGGACGTCCCCCTGTTCCAGGACCCGGCGCTGTCGGAGCAGCCGGTCACGCCCCGGCCCTGA
- a CDS encoding acyltransferase: MTRQRVLTPSEPLKRTWALSAVDVALKDMFVSFAAVFSGRIDTERFTQALRATLIRYPFFHGTLRQQEDAVLVICHHPPRPGVREGMSAVGLDLDEVDAPFPTGDRRILYSGDFVSRLAPGKPPSHDGRRPLLHLKLTHFRDASVVGLSWNHALTDLHGIYDFLRAVSDAYSDPDHGPGEPPVFDRRDIWRHLGEPGEAAGVQPSRQGRHGIVHISRAKAALGIARYLKQAVTDAVPVCLFLDEDGVDAIKTQAQASGTKVSTNDVVNATLLKFFGECTRDPRASSEVGLYFPIDVRELLGAPPGSVANCLGNASAVLRRADLWNSSVTELALRNRAVVSAYGRTQLCEDLHWADYWRRNTSQASVYHHWLLGRDRVYSSNWTSQELAHVRFDGAAFVTLLRSSQLNKWLLLPAFHSTVLPRMEDGRMKQVVRVSVRREHFRTLARNLADWPHVQEAIRLDIGERLRAGA; this comes from the coding sequence ATGACACGGCAGCGAGTCCTCACCCCTTCCGAACCGCTGAAGCGGACGTGGGCGCTGAGCGCCGTGGACGTCGCGCTCAAGGACATGTTCGTGAGCTTCGCGGCGGTCTTCAGCGGGAGGATCGACACCGAGCGCTTCACCCAGGCACTCCGCGCGACGCTGATCCGCTATCCGTTCTTCCACGGCACCCTGAGGCAGCAGGAAGACGCGGTGCTGGTCATCTGCCACCACCCGCCGCGCCCCGGGGTCCGTGAGGGCATGAGCGCCGTCGGCCTGGACCTCGACGAGGTCGACGCGCCCTTCCCCACGGGAGACCGGAGGATCCTCTACTCAGGGGACTTCGTCTCCCGGCTGGCCCCCGGGAAGCCGCCGAGCCACGACGGGCGCCGCCCGCTGCTACACCTGAAGCTCACGCACTTCCGTGACGCCTCCGTGGTGGGCCTGAGCTGGAACCACGCGCTGACGGACCTGCATGGCATCTACGACTTCCTGCGAGCGGTCTCCGACGCCTACAGCGACCCGGACCACGGGCCCGGCGAACCGCCGGTGTTCGACCGGCGAGACATCTGGAGGCACCTGGGCGAGCCGGGCGAAGCGGCCGGCGTCCAGCCCTCCAGGCAGGGCCGTCACGGGATCGTCCACATCTCGCGCGCGAAGGCGGCGCTGGGCATCGCGCGCTACCTGAAGCAGGCCGTGACGGATGCCGTGCCCGTCTGCCTCTTCCTGGACGAGGACGGCGTCGACGCCATCAAGACCCAGGCGCAGGCCTCGGGCACGAAGGTGTCCACCAACGACGTGGTCAACGCGACGCTGCTGAAGTTCTTCGGCGAGTGCACCCGCGATCCACGAGCGTCCTCCGAAGTGGGCCTGTACTTCCCCATCGACGTCCGCGAGCTGCTGGGCGCGCCACCGGGGTCGGTGGCCAACTGCCTGGGGAACGCGTCCGCGGTGCTGAGGCGCGCGGACCTGTGGAACTCGAGCGTCACCGAGCTGGCCCTCCGCAACCGGGCCGTGGTGTCTGCCTATGGCCGGACGCAGCTGTGCGAGGACCTGCACTGGGCGGACTACTGGCGCCGCAACACCAGCCAAGCCAGCGTGTATCACCACTGGCTGCTCGGGAGGGACCGCGTCTATTCCTCCAACTGGACCAGTCAGGAACTGGCGCACGTGCGCTTCGACGGCGCGGCCTTCGTCACGCTGCTGAGGAGCTCGCAGCTCAACAAGTGGCTGTTGTTGCCGGCCTTCCACAGCACGGTCCTGCCCCGCATGGAGGACGGCCGGATGAAGCAGGTGGTGCGGGTGAGCGTCCGGAGGGAGCACTTCCGGACGCTGGCGCGAAACCTGGCGGACTGGCCCCACGTGCAGGAGGCCATCCGGCTGGACATCGGTGAACGGCTCAGGGCCGGGGCGTGA
- a CDS encoding FMN-binding negative transcriptional regulator produces MLYTPRTFQESDLPALHAFMKQHSFSTVISHGSGTNVSHVPLVLVPGRGDKGTLLGHVARANPHWKDFDGERQVTCVFHGPHAYISPTWYKVRPSVPTWNYAVVHALGRPRVIDTQAELTKLIDAMIAEYEPAIGAPGHDTRLSDEQHARMLEQIVGFELPIEELQGKFKLGQNRSAEDQAGMMEALAGQGGEALALVELMRERSRTRTKP; encoded by the coding sequence ATGCTCTACACGCCCCGCACCTTCCAGGAGTCGGACCTCCCCGCGCTGCACGCGTTCATGAAGCAGCACAGCTTCAGCACCGTCATCTCGCACGGCTCCGGCACCAACGTCTCACACGTGCCGCTGGTGCTGGTGCCCGGCCGTGGCGACAAGGGCACGCTGCTGGGACACGTGGCGCGAGCCAATCCGCACTGGAAGGACTTCGACGGCGAGCGGCAGGTGACCTGCGTCTTCCATGGCCCCCACGCCTACATCTCCCCCACCTGGTACAAGGTGCGGCCCTCGGTGCCGACCTGGAACTACGCGGTGGTACACGCGCTCGGGCGGCCCCGGGTCATCGACACACAAGCGGAGCTGACCAAGCTGATCGACGCGATGATCGCGGAGTACGAGCCCGCCATCGGAGCCCCGGGGCACGACACCCGCCTGTCCGATGAGCAGCACGCGCGGATGCTGGAGCAGATCGTCGGCTTCGAGCTGCCCATCGAGGAGCTCCAGGGCAAGTTCAAGCTGGGCCAGAACCGCTCGGCGGAAGACCAGGCGGGAATGATGGAAGCGCTGGCGGGACAGGGCGGCGAGGCGCTGGCCCTGGTCGAGCTGATGCGCGAGCGGTCGCGCACGCGCACAAAACCCTGA
- a CDS encoding GNAT family N-acetyltransferase: protein MAPVRLIERAPPSTEGSDSARLASKLVGHYVERGTTPFIGNTRHRVLLADVDGEVTPLIVNDGADSDCYLTSPFINYITYAEEFVASVKEPGTRRALLAFIRAVRTVIRPRHLDRVVYVNHWMVATGPALRFTPEQLERLTQALRERFPDHAFVFKRATAETAAAVARERPGAALHAIFNRQMYVWRHEEGKKPPREFRQDRNLLNQHRANLRRLTAAEPGAIDRLRELYRALYIDKYSDHNAFFTEAWFEEVFRQGLLEVYGIEVEGRLAYFVTCFVAGGELIGSVVGHDPVLSRKHGLYRAGMSHLMQLAEQRGLPLNLSSGSGQFKQKRGATPLTEYELLCFSHLSWRARLSWSLLRRIYNAVGPRVFSALSI from the coding sequence ATGGCTCCGGTCAGGCTCATTGAGCGCGCCCCTCCGTCCACGGAGGGCAGCGACAGCGCGCGACTTGCGTCGAAGCTCGTCGGCCACTACGTCGAGCGCGGCACCACGCCGTTCATCGGGAACACCCGCCACCGGGTCCTGCTGGCGGACGTGGATGGCGAGGTGACACCGCTCATCGTCAACGACGGCGCGGACAGCGACTGCTACCTCACGTCGCCGTTCATCAACTACATCACCTACGCGGAGGAGTTCGTGGCCTCCGTGAAGGAGCCCGGGACGCGGCGGGCGCTCCTCGCGTTCATCCGCGCCGTGCGGACGGTCATCCGCCCCAGGCACCTGGACCGGGTCGTCTACGTGAACCACTGGATGGTGGCCACGGGGCCGGCGCTTCGCTTCACGCCGGAGCAGCTTGAAAGGCTGACGCAGGCGCTGCGCGAGCGCTTCCCGGATCACGCCTTCGTCTTCAAGCGGGCCACCGCGGAGACGGCGGCGGCGGTGGCCCGGGAGCGCCCGGGCGCGGCGCTGCACGCCATCTTCAACCGGCAGATGTACGTGTGGCGGCACGAGGAAGGGAAGAAGCCGCCCCGGGAGTTCCGGCAGGACCGCAACCTGCTGAACCAGCACCGCGCGAACCTGCGCCGGCTCACGGCCGCCGAGCCGGGCGCCATCGACCGGCTGCGCGAGCTGTACCGGGCGCTCTACATCGACAAGTACTCCGACCATAACGCCTTCTTCACGGAGGCCTGGTTCGAGGAGGTGTTCCGGCAGGGGCTGCTGGAGGTCTACGGCATCGAGGTGGAGGGACGCCTCGCCTACTTCGTCACCTGCTTCGTCGCGGGCGGAGAGCTGATCGGCTCCGTGGTGGGCCACGACCCGGTGCTGTCGCGCAAGCACGGCCTGTACCGGGCGGGGATGAGCCACCTGATGCAGCTGGCCGAACAGCGGGGTCTGCCGCTCAACCTGAGCTCGGGCTCCGGGCAGTTCAAGCAGAAGCGAGGGGCCACGCCGCTGACCGAGTACGAACTGCTCTGCTTCTCTCACCTCTCCTGGCGTGCAAGGCTGTCCTGGTCGTTGCTCCGACGCATCTACAACGCGGTCGGGCCCAGGGTGTTCTCCGCCCTGAGCATCTGA
- a CDS encoding aspartyl/asparaginyl beta-hydroxylase domain-containing protein, translated as MHAVKLTKTFDPQALEEAYHAVRRQVEALPAGYPGEGHQGWTSICLHSATSGASPVLEQAPYLRDLLSGLGLKLRLARLLRLEPGGVIREHSDAFLSKRIVRLHIPVVTHPDVEFFVGGQRCVWRAGEFWYGDFSLPHHGVNKSTVARIHLVLDVTADDALLHLFPPQQVPPSLQAMGSEVTEAELDPRIVERFAFDFTLPQGFSLPGTGLAPLTAEARGGMRMVDNELCIFVNEQPMLKAVPVSEDTVDLLGMGPEARLRYTFRGEAVRDVTLTVGTTPVYSFDVRHGSGQAH; from the coding sequence ATGCATGCCGTGAAGCTGACGAAGACGTTCGACCCGCAGGCGCTGGAAGAGGCGTACCACGCCGTCCGGCGTCAGGTGGAAGCCCTGCCCGCGGGCTACCCGGGCGAAGGCCATCAAGGGTGGACCTCCATCTGTCTGCACTCCGCCACGTCGGGGGCGTCGCCCGTGCTGGAGCAGGCCCCCTACCTGCGCGACCTGCTCTCGGGCCTGGGGCTGAAGCTGCGGCTGGCGCGCCTGCTGCGCCTGGAGCCCGGCGGCGTCATCCGCGAGCATTCGGACGCGTTCCTCTCCAAGCGCATCGTCCGGCTCCACATCCCCGTCGTCACCCACCCCGACGTGGAGTTCTTCGTGGGCGGCCAGCGGTGTGTCTGGCGCGCGGGGGAGTTCTGGTACGGCGACTTCTCGCTGCCGCACCACGGCGTGAACAAGAGCACTGTGGCCCGCATCCACCTGGTGCTGGACGTGACGGCGGACGACGCCTTGCTCCACCTCTTCCCGCCCCAGCAAGTCCCGCCGTCGCTCCAGGCGATGGGGAGCGAAGTCACGGAAGCGGAGCTGGATCCGCGCATCGTCGAGCGCTTCGCCTTCGACTTCACCCTCCCCCAGGGCTTCAGCCTGCCCGGCACCGGGCTCGCGCCGCTGACGGCCGAGGCCAGGGGCGGCATGCGCATGGTGGACAACGAGCTGTGCATCTTCGTCAACGAGCAGCCGATGCTGAAGGCCGTGCCGGTGTCGGAGGACACGGTGGACCTGCTGGGCATGGGGCCGGAGGCGCGCCTGCGCTACACGTTCCGTGGCGAAGCGGTGCGGGATGTGACGCTCACCGTGGGCACGACCCCGGTGTACTCGTTCGACGTGCGCCATGGCTCCGGTCAGGCTCATTGA
- a CDS encoding DUF3419 family protein encodes MARAYFSHLNYSLGDEDSSVELHALPADARHVVAVAGSGGRVVPLLARAPRKLTCVDISDTQLALTELRIAALRQLNHAEYLGLLGYEAMSIQRRLELLATLPLSGSARTALDPVWKAVQAGERIVYLGRFEGMLRTLSRFVGLFTGQRGRRMFDQPDVAGQRTYLDGGFPKGAWKLVLLLMGNSAVLNSLLYRGDFPKKNLPGSAFRIYWDIFDRLFRTLPVRSSFFLQLVFFGELRYPEGYPIECDADVFLAAQRAARDTDIEYVRGDIIQHVQEQRGVDFVSLSDVPSFLPPERERDFLNAMKPGLTPDALVVTRGHLRVAAPEVQGYEVVSDGYQDAIARERTQLWRIHLYQRRS; translated from the coding sequence ATGGCACGCGCCTACTTCAGCCACCTGAACTATTCGCTCGGCGACGAGGACTCCAGCGTCGAGCTGCACGCCCTGCCGGCGGATGCCCGGCACGTGGTGGCCGTCGCCGGCAGCGGCGGGCGCGTGGTGCCGCTCCTCGCCCGCGCGCCCCGGAAGCTGACGTGCGTGGACATCTCCGACACCCAGCTCGCGCTCACCGAGCTGCGCATCGCCGCGCTCCGCCAGCTGAACCACGCGGAGTACCTGGGGCTCCTGGGCTACGAGGCCATGTCCATCCAGCGTCGGCTGGAGCTGCTCGCCACCCTGCCCCTGTCGGGCTCCGCGCGGACGGCGTTGGACCCCGTGTGGAAGGCGGTCCAGGCCGGCGAGCGCATCGTCTACCTGGGCCGCTTCGAGGGGATGCTGCGCACGCTGTCGCGCTTCGTCGGGCTGTTCACCGGCCAGCGCGGGCGGAGGATGTTCGACCAGCCGGACGTCGCGGGTCAGCGCACGTATCTGGACGGCGGGTTCCCCAAGGGAGCCTGGAAGCTGGTGCTCCTCTTGATGGGGAACTCGGCGGTGCTCAACTCGCTGCTCTACCGGGGGGACTTCCCGAAGAAGAACCTCCCGGGCAGCGCGTTCCGCATCTACTGGGACATCTTCGACCGGCTCTTCCGCACGCTGCCGGTGCGCTCCAGCTTCTTCCTCCAGCTGGTCTTCTTCGGAGAGCTCCGCTACCCGGAGGGCTACCCCATCGAGTGCGACGCCGACGTCTTCCTGGCGGCGCAGCGGGCCGCGCGCGACACCGACATCGAGTACGTCCGGGGCGACATCATCCAGCACGTCCAGGAGCAGCGGGGCGTGGACTTCGTGTCGCTCTCCGACGTGCCCTCGTTCCTCCCACCGGAGCGCGAGCGCGACTTCCTGAACGCGATGAAGCCCGGCCTCACGCCGGACGCCCTGGTCGTCACCCGGGGACACCTGCGCGTGGCCGCCCCGGAGGTCCAGGGCTACGAGGTCGTCTCCGACGGCTACCAGGACGCCATCGCCCGGGAGCGCACGCAGCTCTGGCGGATCCATCTCTATCAACGACGTTCTTGA
- a CDS encoding iron-containing redox enzyme family protein, protein MTDTTQAAPGLEALKHRRSQVWDELLAQSRFVRTVQQGEVTKALYALYLIETYHYTRHNARNQALVGVRCEDDRHYQKFCFNHAEEEVGHEQMALHDVASMGLAPGFPIPRALPATEVLIAYLYWVSYQGNPLQRLGYSFWAESCYDYIRPLLGKVQKTLGLTPAQMTFFVAHSDIDAEHSQAVDEMIAKKCRTPEDWEDVAQVMETSLRLTWRMMDEVADAYAQLVDGRSERAAFLKAL, encoded by the coding sequence ATGACCGACACGACACAGGCAGCCCCCGGCCTGGAGGCCCTGAAGCACCGCCGCTCCCAGGTCTGGGACGAGCTCCTGGCCCAGTCCCGCTTCGTCCGCACCGTCCAGCAGGGTGAGGTCACCAAGGCGCTCTACGCGCTGTATCTGATTGAGACGTATCACTACACACGTCACAACGCCCGCAACCAGGCGCTGGTGGGCGTGCGCTGTGAGGACGACCGGCACTACCAGAAGTTCTGTTTCAACCACGCGGAGGAGGAGGTCGGCCACGAGCAGATGGCCCTGCACGACGTGGCCAGCATGGGCCTTGCGCCGGGGTTCCCCATCCCGCGCGCCCTGCCGGCGACGGAGGTCCTCATCGCGTACCTGTACTGGGTCTCCTACCAGGGCAATCCCTTGCAGCGCCTGGGGTACAGCTTCTGGGCGGAGAGCTGCTACGACTACATCCGGCCGCTCCTGGGCAAGGTGCAGAAGACGCTGGGGCTCACCCCGGCGCAGATGACCTTCTTCGTCGCGCACTCGGACATCGACGCGGAGCACTCGCAGGCGGTCGACGAGATGATCGCCAAGAAGTGCAGGACGCCCGAGGACTGGGAGGACGTGGCCCAGGTGATGGAGACCAGCCTGCGGCTGACGTGGCGGATGATGGACGAGGTGGCGGACGCCTACGCCCAGCTCGTCGACGGGCGCAGCGAGCGGGCCGCCTTCCTCAAGGCGCTGTGA
- a CDS encoding GNAT family N-acetyltransferase, which translates to MADTGGGASRDEELASRLAAMSVLETRMARLGAGQTPVVLAGPFFHATTPAEVERVRQFRDAQYRARLSYLLSPEQLQLDWRLELDERSAHFHASRDGQLVGSLRITPGPFEFQALAPSLEGEASRFHGYAEFSRLVVDPEARSPSVTPRLLVAACTWAMTEGYIGIVGLCRRAARTVFERYGLAASSEEQHRVPMRGPQPYTLMAGTWPQLIAASTRMSERLTRLRLNDSPDAYSRLVEVEQT; encoded by the coding sequence GTGGCTGATACAGGTGGTGGCGCATCCCGCGACGAGGAGCTCGCCTCCCGTCTCGCGGCGATGAGCGTCCTGGAGACGCGGATGGCCCGGCTCGGCGCGGGCCAGACGCCCGTGGTGTTGGCAGGCCCCTTCTTCCATGCGACGACCCCCGCCGAGGTCGAGCGCGTGCGCCAGTTCCGCGACGCCCAGTACCGGGCGCGGCTGAGCTACCTGCTGAGCCCCGAGCAGCTCCAGCTGGACTGGCGGCTGGAGCTGGACGAGCGCAGCGCGCACTTCCACGCCAGCCGCGACGGCCAGCTCGTGGGCAGCCTGCGCATCACGCCCGGCCCCTTCGAGTTCCAGGCGCTCGCGCCCTCCCTGGAGGGTGAGGCGTCCCGGTTCCACGGCTACGCGGAGTTCAGCCGCCTGGTCGTGGACCCGGAGGCGCGCAGCCCCTCCGTCACGCCGCGCCTGCTCGTCGCGGCGTGCACCTGGGCCATGACGGAGGGCTACATCGGCATCGTCGGGCTGTGCCGCCGGGCCGCGCGCACCGTGTTCGAGCGCTACGGGCTAGCCGCGTCCTCGGAGGAGCAGCACCGCGTGCCCATGCGGGGCCCCCAGCCCTACACGCTGATGGCGGGCACCTGGCCGCAGCTCATCGCCGCGAGCACCCGGATGTCCGAACGACTCACCCGCCTCCGGCTGAATGACTCACCGGACGCCTACTCCCGCTTGGTTGAGGTGGAACAGACATGA
- a CDS encoding DUF3014 domain-containing protein: MLPTDNAPRPPSPVRSLRWPLGIAAGVALLAGASFFILRTPEPPPAPAPETAQPSPPAPPAPPAVQLSGTDPRVRDLLKGLSSDADFARWLAAEDLVRRFAASANLIADGQSPRMPLSFMAPAGPFRVTKRQGRTVAAPESHTRYDGVTRVITSLDAKTAGQVYQELKPLLDAAHAELAPPGRSLDETLSQAIGRLTRVPVPKAPVELAPKGALYVYADPSLEALSAAEKHLLRMGPENMRKVQAKLTELAAALGLPSAEQARQP; the protein is encoded by the coding sequence ATGCTCCCCACCGACAACGCCCCCCGTCCGCCCTCTCCTGTCCGTTCCCTGCGCTGGCCCCTGGGCATCGCCGCCGGAGTGGCCCTCCTGGCAGGAGCGAGCTTCTTCATCCTGCGCACGCCGGAGCCGCCCCCCGCCCCTGCGCCTGAAACGGCCCAGCCCTCACCCCCGGCCCCGCCCGCGCCCCCGGCGGTGCAGCTCTCCGGCACCGACCCTCGCGTGCGGGACCTGCTGAAGGGGCTCTCCAGCGACGCGGACTTCGCGCGCTGGCTGGCCGCCGAGGACCTGGTCCGCCGCTTTGCTGCCTCCGCGAACCTGATCGCCGACGGGCAGAGCCCGCGCATGCCCCTGTCCTTCATGGCGCCAGCGGGCCCTTTCCGCGTGACAAAGCGTCAGGGCCGTACGGTGGCGGCGCCGGAAAGCCATACCCGGTACGACGGGGTGACCCGCGTCATCACCTCACTGGACGCGAAGACCGCGGGGCAGGTGTATCAGGAGCTCAAGCCGCTCCTGGATGCCGCCCACGCGGAGCTGGCCCCGCCGGGCAGGAGCCTGGATGAAACATTGTCCCAGGCCATCGGGCGTCTCACCCGGGTCCCCGTGCCGAAGGCGCCCGTGGAGCTGGCACCCAAGGGAGCGCTCTACGTCTACGCGGATCCAAGCCTGGAAGCGCTGAGCGCGGCGGAGAAACACCTGCTGCGGATGGGGCCGGAGAACATGCGCAAGGTGCAGGCGAAGCTCACCGAACTGGCGGCGGCCCTGGGCCTTCCGTCGGCGGAGCAGGCCCGCCAGCCGTAG
- a CDS encoding OmpA family protein translates to MNRTHLFLLLSVIGLTGCARRAANPSTADAHTPAPSVSDRGNAAKPAPGDDAEQALAALSATPIYFPLDSSILPPEATDELARIAQALRQRGLAKVTVAGHTCELGTTEYNVALGQRRAASVRAYLVNLGVEPGRISVISYGEERPADVNAPEKNRRAEFSFRLAEQAHAGEL, encoded by the coding sequence ATGAACCGAACCCACCTGTTCCTGCTGCTGTCAGTCATTGGCCTCACCGGCTGCGCCCGTCGCGCGGCCAACCCGAGCACGGCCGACGCCCACACGCCGGCCCCGTCCGTCAGCGATCGCGGCAACGCGGCGAAGCCCGCGCCCGGCGACGACGCGGAGCAGGCGCTCGCGGCGCTCAGCGCCACGCCCATCTACTTCCCGCTCGACTCCTCGATCCTCCCGCCCGAGGCCACCGACGAGCTGGCGCGCATCGCCCAGGCCCTGCGTCAGCGCGGCCTCGCGAAGGTGACGGTGGCGGGCCACACCTGCGAGCTGGGCACGACGGAATACAACGTCGCGCTGGGCCAGCGCCGGGCGGCCAGCGTGCGCGCCTACCTGGTGAACCTGGGCGTCGAGCCCGGTCGCATCTCCGTCATCTCCTATGGAGAGGAGCGGCCCGCGGACGTGAACGCCCCGGAGAAGAACCGCCGCGCGGAGTTCTCCTTCCGCCTGGCCGAGCAGGCCCACGCCGGCGAGCTGTAA